Within the Drosophila melanogaster chromosome 3R genome, the region TTAAGGGCACCACTCCACAGACCCTCGAGGAGCAGCCTGAAATTAGTGAAGAGTCTACCGAGGTACCAGTTGCTGAGGACGATCTTTCGAGCTCGACCAGTGCTTCAGCAATCGCCTCCTCGACCGAAGGTGTCCAGGATGCTGCAAGTGAAACGACTTCCAGTGCACCTGCCAGAGCTGGAGACAAGGACGAAGCAGCTACCACCGTGCCTACTGCCCAAGACAAAGATGATGAAGAGGTTGAACAGGATGCCACAGACTTGCCAGTCGAGGATGTTGTCCAAAGCACAACTGCAAAGACCACAACCACCGAGCAGCCCAAGGAGGAGTCCTCTACTGAGGCTGAGGACGCTGAAATCGAAGTTACCACTAGTAGTCCCGCCGATAAACAAGAGGTGCCAGAAGCTGAACCAGCAGACAAGGACCATAAGGATGAGGAAGATGTACAGACCGCCACTGATTTGCCAATCAAATCTGATATTGGGCCACCTGTTGTCGATACCGAAGCTACTACGGGTCAGCCTGAGACCAGTGATGAGACTGCTACCGATAAGCCACCATCTGTTTATCTGCCTCCTGGTGGAGAGAAGGATACTGAGAAAGAGGACGAAACTACTGCTACAGAGCCATCTGTCCAAGAGGAACCATCTAAGCCTGTGGATATCTCTCCAGTGTCCCAGGAAGTTCCGTCCAGCACTGCTAAAGTTGACAATCGCAACGACTTCGAAACGGAGAAACCAACCCTGCCACCAAGTGGCGAGGATCAGAGCTCCGAGCCCCTGCCCGCCATGGATCTGCCCGCTGGTATTCCTGGCGAAGGTGACTGTCTGGTGGAGGGCAAGACCTATGCCAACAACACCATCGTTCCCGCTACCGCACCCTGCGACGTGTCCTGCAAATGTATCAGCAGCCTCGTGGCCTGCCAACAGATGGAGTGCAAGTTGCCCGAGAACTTGGAGAAATGTACCGTGGCTGCCGATCTTCTGGATGGTTGCTGTCCCACTTACATTTGCGATGAGAGCACTGAAAGTGCTGAAAAGGATGAGGAATCTACCGCCAAGCCCGACAATAAGATTGACGAGGATGTTTCAGAGATCAGCACTGAAGAGATTCCCAAGGATGTCATCATGCCTACTGGCATCACTGAGCAGCCTCTATCTCATGTCAAGCCCGATGAAGAGATCCAACCAGTGACCTCGGTTCCTGCACAGTTTGATGAATCTACGACAGCTAAGGTTGATAAGAAACCAATTGATGAATCCGCTGAGGATAAGAAACCAATTGGCGAATCCGAGGAGGATTCGAAACCAATTGATGAATCTGAGGAGGACAAGAAACCGGTTGAAGAATCTGCAGAAGATAAGAAACCCGTTGAAGATTCCGAAGAGAAGGAGAAGCCATTGCCGACTGTCATCCCAGCGAGTGAGATTGAAAAAGAATCCAAGCCCGAGGACGAAAAGAAGACTGAGGCTGACTTTGCGGCGCCCACTGAACAGCCAGAGGCTACAACTCCCGCCCAGATTGCCGACACTGCTGAGAAGGAGGTTGATGATAAGCTGGCAACCACATCTGCTCCCGTTTCTGGCGAAGATGAGCTCAAGCCTGCCGATGAAAAGAAACGCACTGAGACAGCGCAGATCCCAGATGCTGAAATCCCTGCTAGCACCGATGAGCCCGAGTCCTCGACTGAGCTGCCTACTGTTGATCTCGACAAGAAACCAGAGGAGGATTCGACTAAAGGCACCGAGGCGCCTGAGTCTGATAAGGTTCCTGAAGTTCCGACCAGTGCTTCTACTGAAAATGAGATTGAGGAGTCTGACAAATTCACGACAGTCGCTCCACCAAAAATTTCTGCTTCTGACGAAACAGAGCCCACTGCTGAGGAAGATCTCGTCCCTGCAACCTTTGAGCCCATCGAAAGCGAATTTGAAGTTAGCACCAAGAAGCCAGCCGTGCAAGGACCACCACTGCCCACTCTTGCTCCGGCTCAGCCAGAGAAGAAACCAGTCGATGCAGAGACTTCCACTGAGGCTGATATCAGCACCGAACCAAGCGCTGAAGTTGAAAAGGAAGCTTCTGGTGAAACATCCGAGTCGGACAATGAAATCGATGCTGGTGCTTCTAGTACTCCTGTTCCTGTTTCTGCCGATGAGGACAAGACTCCAAGCACTGAGAAGACTGTCGAGGCCGACGACAAGTTCACCACTGTTGCGCCACTTGCTGGTGATGAAGAGGAGTCCAACTTGCCCAAGCTACCACAAGATATCTTTGAAGAGGAAGCGCCTGTTGCGGTTACCACCGCAGCTCCATCAAAGGACGACGGTGAGCAGAAGCCAGTCGAAGTTGAAGAGAAACCGATCGAAGATGGACAAAAGCCTATTGAGGACGAAACCTCTACACCTACTTCATCTGAAAATGAGATTGAGCCTGAATCTGACCGTGCAACTACTATTGCTCCTTCTAAGGAAGAACCTTCCGAACCATCCACTGGTGCTCCTACTAAGGATGAACCTGCCGAACCATCCACTGATGCTCCTGAGTCTGATGAGAGCAAGGAAACGCCTGAGTCCGAAGTGCCCACAACTGTTGCACCTGCTGGTGAGAAGATTCCAACAAGCAGTATCACTCCCGATGAGGAACCAACTGCCACTTCTGCTCCTGTTGCCAAGCCTGATGAAGATGTAGAGAAAGAAACCAGCACCGAAATTCCCACTGACGCTCCTGCATCGTCCGAAGAGGATGAGAATTCCTCTACTGATCAAATTCCATCTGAGGTACCAGAAAAGAAACCTGAAACTCCTGCACAGACGCCAGAAGAAGGAGATATTGTTGGCGCAACTGCAGCTCCAACGACCTCTGATGAAGTGCCCCCGGTCCAGAGGCTGCCTGAGGAAGTCCTTGCTGAGATTCCGCAGCCCTCGACTGAAACTGGAATTAAACAGCAAGACGAAACAACTGCTGCTCCAAGTATTGACCGCAAGGAACCCTATGTTACTGAAATCGATGAAGAAGCCACCACAGTGGCTCCTATCTCCGAGAAGGATGAGAAGCCAACTGAGGAAGAGAAACCAGTGGAACAGAAGCCAACTGGAGAAGAGCCATCCGAGGAAGAAGAGAAGGAGAAACCCATTGAACAAGATGTATCTACTGAGGGACCAGTATCTACCGAAGCTTCTGAAGCTGGATCTACCGAATCATCTGAGGAAGTTAAGCCCTCGACTGAGGGAGAAGTTGCCGAAAAGCCTGAGGACAAGCAGCCTTCTTCGACTGCCCAGGCTCCAGTTGAGACAATTCCCGAAATCTCCACTGAACTGCCAGCTCAAGATGGCGACAAGCCCACAAGCGAGGCTCCTGTTGACTCCGATGAAGATACCTCCGCTCCGTCCGACGAGAAGATTCCCTCCGTTTCTGGCGAGGAAGTCGAGGGCCCAGAAGTCACAACTGCCTCACCTCAAGCTGCCGAAGAGGACGAACTTAAGACACCCGCGGAGAGTGAACCATCTTCCACTGACAAGGTACCAGAAACTGAATACCAGAAGCCCGAGGACGAGACCAAGGCTGACGAGACCCCTGAGTCTGTTACCCAAGTGTCTGATGTGGCAACATCCACTTCGGCCCCAGTTGCTGGTGGTGACATTGAAAAGGACGAACAAGCCACCACTGCCTCGCCTGAAGAGGAGGAAGAGATCAAGCCAACTATCGCTCCAGCTGCTGAAATTCCTCAACCATCCGAAAAGGAGCCCGTGGATGAGCAAGAAGTGGAATCCGGAACCAAGGCCACTCCAGCAGAGTCTGACGGCCAGCCAATTGATGAAATTGCCCCTGCAACATCTGGACCCATCGATGAGGCTTCCACAGCCGCTCCCACAAAGGAGGAATCCACAACCGTTGCTAGCGCAGCTTCGCCTGCTGTTCACGATGATGAAATTAAGGATGTCACCACTACGCAACCAGTTGCCGATGAGAAGGAAGTGGCTGCTCCTCAGGACGAAACGAAGACATCCATTGATGTTTCCACCGATTCACCCACTGCCCAAGATGATGAGAAGCAAGACAAAACCGAGGCTCCAGTGGCACCCACCACTGTTTCATCGCCGACTGCTGATTCTGCTGCTGATTCTAGTACTCCCACAGTGGAGGTACCATCTCCTGTTGAAATCGACACGAAGCCAATGGATGATATCATGTCCCAGACTATTGCTCCTCATACCGCCGATGGTGCTGCGTCCACGTCCACTGAAGATGAAGACCAGGCTCCCGTTACTGTGTCTCCTCAGGATGCTGAAAAGACTCCAGTTTCCCCGGCTCCCCAGGATTCTGATAAGACTCCGAGCTCAGAGGCTCCCCAGGATGCCGACGAAATCCCAGCTACAGCGACACCTCTTGACGACAACAAGATCCCAGCCACTGTGGCTCCTCAGACTGATGATGGGGTTCCAGCTACCGCAGCTCCTCTTGATGAAGACAAGATCCAAACTACTGCGGCTCCTCTTGATGAGGAGAAGATTCCATCCACAGCAGCTCCTCTTGATGATGAAAAGATTCCTGCTCCAGTTAGCCCCGTTGTTTTCGATGTGGAGCCAAGCAGCGAGAAGCCTGCTGTATCTGAGTATGATGGTGAAGAGAGCACCGAACCACCTGTCCATGATGTGGAGACCAGCACTGATGAGCCTACTTCTGATGCCAAACTGAAGCCACCTACTTCTGCACCTGCTACGCCATCGGAATCTCCAGCCACGGAGGCGGAGATTGTGCCAGAAACTGCAGCCCCAGAGCTTGAAAAGGAGGTGCCAGAGAAGGCCACCGAACAACCTGAGCTTGAGAAGGAAACTCCAGAGAAGGCCACCGAACAACCTGAGCTTGAGAAGGAGACTCCAGAGAAGGCCACCGAACAACCTGAGCTTGAGAAGGAGACTCCAGAGAAGGCCACCGAGCAACCAGAGCTGGAGAAGGAGGTGACGGACAAGGCTACAGAGCAGCCAGAATCGGTCGATGAGAAGACCACTCCGGAGCCAGTCGTGAAGCCAAGCTTGGATTCCACGGAGGAGGATGAAGAGTCCGTTGAGTCCGAGGAGGAATCCGCTGACAAGAAGGACAAGAACAAGGAGACTGAGGAGGATACTGACAAAAAGCATGAGGAGCCTGAGGTACCAGCTGTAGTTTCGGAGATTCCTCAGCCAAGTGAAGAGGCCGTACCGACCACTGGTCACCCACTGTTCCCGCACCTTGCCAGCAGCACCACGACGCCACCAGCCGTCGACGACCGCGTTGgcgaggaggatgaggagaaCACAACTGTCAAATTGAGTagctccaccaccaccagcaccacagagtctccagTGACCAGCGCACCATCGACGACCACGGTGGCcagccaacagcaacagccgaTTACCCCGCCTCCCTACGGCCACGCCCCCGAGTACGAGGATGAgtacgacgaggaggaggtcTTTGGACCCGGAACATGCCGTTACGCCGGCAAGCTGTACGTGTCCGCCCAGCAGATTCCACGTGACGATCCCTGCgacttctgcttctgcttccgAAGCGACATCATCTGCCTGCAGCAATCGTGCCCGCCGCCAATTGCCGGCTGCCACGAGGAGCCCATCTCCGGCTTCTGCTGTCCGCGCTACGAGTGCCCCGTGTCCATGGCCGCCGTGCTGAACATCACCAcgagcaccaccaccaccagcaccaccctGCCGCCCCACTTCCTGCACTATTCGCACGGCGAGGCGGTGAAGCACACCGGCTGCCTGATCAACGGCCGTTCATACCGCGTGGGCGAGCAAATCGAGTCCACGAGCGGTCCCTGCATTAGCTGCACGTAAGTACAATACATCGATGCCACCTAACGCTGGGTATTTGGTATATTCCTATGACTGATCTGCATCTTGTTTCAATTTCAGTTGCGGTGGAGACGGCAAGATGAAGTGTGATCCCCAGCAGTGCGTTCCCGAACCCACCATGCAGCAGGTGATGGCCGCCGTGGTGTCGGGACGCAAGAGATGAACCACCAGCCATGCTcactaaatataatttaactAATTCTTAAGCACTGCAGACAACAATCACGAACCGACGAACCAACCAGCCCAGATAGCACCACTCGCCAACtagcagcaatagcaatagcaatagaAATCATAGAGCCAGGAAACcggaaacagaaacagaaccaGAACTCTTGAAACCGGAAATCCGAAACAGAAAGTCCGGAAAAgccaatagcaatagcaatagtGTAACCGGACCAGATGCAATAGTGTTAATTTTGGGTTTGCCGACATACGCACTCTATCAATTGGATTACGCCCACTTGTTTCGGATTAGGTTACGGTGACGAAGCAACCAGTGATATTGTACTGTATACATAGTATAGGTGCAATTAATTTAGACGCGCTCACTTAAATCGATTacttatttgtatttgtatgtgtACTAGTATTTTGGGCTTGTGACCCTAGTGACAGGACATATAGCCACCACAGCAGCCGACGTAGCGCGTGCCTTGTAAGGTCGTTCATTGTGCCCGCCGCCATACAATCGCTTTCAAGAGACTCTCAGCACCCCACACCACACTACACCACAGATAGGTAGAGCGAAGATATTTCGGACACGGATCGCAATCAATGGCGTTACGAAGCCACGGCATTCGGCCACCGGATGGGATTCTATACTTGCCCCCTCCGGCGGTTCACTCTTCTCCAATGCGCTTTTATAGTATTTTAGTCaccttattttaaacattattatttttgtgtatAATTGTTGCTTCTAGTCTTCTTTTGTTGCAAGAGCAACGGAATCCGCCTGTAACACGCGCACAACCCGATCGATCGTATCATATTACATCAGATCAGATTATAATAGATCGTATCAGATCGGATCGGACCAGTTGAATCAaattgagttgagttgagttgaaaAACTGTATCTTCTATGAACTATTCCAAGCTTTTATACTTTTATATACAAGATACGTGTAGAGTGGAGAAACGAACGAACTAGTTTTTATAGCAATTTTACAAAACGAACGCACGAATTGCATAGTTTTAACGGATTGAATTTGTACTTCGCCCTAGTGCACCTGCACTGGCACCCGTGTCAGGTGCACATGAGGTGGCCAAACCGTAGTCTACATAGAATTTTTAGatcaactgaaactgaaacggaaacggaaaccgATTACGGAACCGGAAACACACTGTCGGCCATCGCTACTGCTCGACTGATTGAAAATCGCACCGATCGCAGAGAGGAGCTATCtttgtaaactattttttttaactaccAGCTGCCGCGCTGGTCATTACTTTATTGGTCATAGAATAGAACGAAACGAATGGATCTTCAGTCACTTGAGCCTTAGCAATGCGCCGAAATCTTCAAGCGCTTGAATCGCGCTGAATGAATACGAACATCAATTAGTTTTATATAATCTCTAACTATAGTTGTAGCCCtaagtatttaattttaaaaataaataaataaattttaatttagatcttatttatttgatatgtCTTTTAAGAACAGCTCTTGTGTTTCCATACCTTATCATAATTTATATGCAGCTATTCTTTGTaatctaataaataaatacaacgcTTTTTATTGAAATGTATATCTGGAGAGTGTTTTGTAATTAAAGTGGTCATTTTGGATATCCTTTATACACTGCATACACAAATGTGAAATGTTCTTAGAAAGAGACAGGGTTTTCAATGGCTTTCTTCACAGAACCAATGGTTTGATAAAATAAAGGTTAGGCTCTATATTAAAGTAATAGATTGCTCGTTAGTTAagttgaaattttaaaaaatcgtTATAGCTCACCTTTTAAAGCGGGAATTTCGATGTTTTCCAATCGAGCAATCGAATATATTTCTACGTTATGGTATTTTTAAACGGTTCATCAGCGGGCACACTTCCAACCGGCAGCTAAaaagtttataatattttccgCCTATGGCCCGACTTCGTTCAAACCACTGGACTTCTGTATAAAAGCGGCTCCAAATGGTGAATATATCCACCATAAACTGGGTCTTCGTCTGCGGCCTGTCCTTTTGCCTGGGCGGGATTGCGGTGCTCAGTCTCATGCCATTGGGATCAGGTGCGTCTGCGAAACATGAACGCTTGCTATAAATACTGATCCGGAACCGCTCTTTTAATAGACTGCGTGTGCCCGCTGTCCAATCCGCTGGCCAAGCTTGCCGGTGGCGGAGAAGGTGTATCCGTGATTAAGAAAGAGCCAGCCGATGAGAAGCAGCCACAGCCACATGACCACGGTGCGTCCGTACACAAGATGGCACTGCTGGTGCCGTTTCGAGACCGATTTGAGGAACTCCTCCAGTTCGTCCCCCACATGACCGCCTTTTTGAAGCGGCAGGGCGTGGCGCACCACATCTTTGTGCTGAACCAGGTGGACAGGTTCCGCTTCAATCGCGCCTCTCTCATCAACGTGGGTTTCCAGTTTGCCAGCGATGTGTACGATTACATTGCCATGCACGACGTAGACTTGCTGCCCTTGAATGACAATCTGCTCTATGAGTATCCCAGCAGCTTGGGACCACTGCACATCGCCGGACCGAAGCTACATCCCAAATACCACTATGATAACTTCGTTGGAGGAATATTACTGGTGCGACGCGAGCACTTTAAGCAGATGAACGGCATGTCGAACCAGTACTGGGGCTGGGGATTAGAGGACGACGAGTTCTTCGTGCGCATCCGGGATGCAGGACTGCAGGTGACGCGGCCGCAGAACATTAAGACTGGCACTAATGATACATTCAGGTGAGACCAGTGCTCCGGATTTCGCAACTAGACGTGACTACTAATAATTATTGTCATTCAACCTCAGCCATATTCACAACCGCTATCATCGTAAGCGGGACACCCAGAAGTGCTTCAACCAGAAGGAGATGACCCGCAAGCGGGACCACAAGACGGGCCTGGACAACGTGAAGTACAAAATACTTAAGGTGCATGAGATGCTCATTGACCAGGTGCCGGTGACCATCCTCAACATTTTGCTCGATTGTGATGTTAATAAAACGCCTTGGTGCGACTGCTCCGGAACGGCAGCGGCTGCATCGGCGGTACAAACCTGATGGGTTGTGTTAAACCAAAGATCCTATGTTTATTTCGCTATTATAGTGTGTTGTATTGTATAAATGCGCTAATACACGTGCACCATGCCATAGAGGAATGTCCAGAAGAGCACGTAGGTGCAAAGGCCGCCCATGAACTGATTGGTCAGCAGATTTCTGCGGTTAATGAAAAACTTGCGCCACTGGGTGCCCGATTTCACGAGCACCAGAATCCAGAGCACGAACACGGACAGGAAGTAGAAAAGGAATCCCAGCGTACCACTCAGGCCCAAAATACCTGCGAATTGGTGGGACATTAACTAAGTTGGTTCACCATCAATTGGAGCCAATTACCCGCAGCGCAGCCCGAGATGGCAGCCATCGATGTGCGACAGTATTCCACGGCGGATATGTTGTTCCGGATGGCGCCCTCGCTGTAGGCGATTATTTCGCCAGTCTTGGACTGCGTGGTCTTCACTcgattcattttatttaattaaattctacTTTAATTTCTAGCAAAAATATTCCTAGGCTGTGAACTTCGATTGTGTGCCGATTGTGTTATCGATTGGTGCCGATAACTATGCACTGTAAAAATTCACTAGCGGTTTTTGCAGGATAAATagtttttgtaaattttccGAGATAAACTTGACGAGCTGTTTAATGTTAAATAATGAAGTTTAATacaatatcaaatatatttgcTGAAGTGTATATTTATTCTCACCGCTCTGTGCTTCGATGGCTCACAATTGCGTTTGCCATTCGCCCGGGCACGTAGATTGTTGTTATTGGGATTGGCCTGGAGCACTCGGACGGACAGtaattcattaaaatatgTGGTGATAACGCGAGCTGCCGAATCTGCGTGCAATTCGTGCGTTTGACGTGGGTACTAACTGCTATGCTGTCGCGCGGACAGTTGTTCTGATACGCAGAGTTCCTGCCTCACCACACACGACCACCTCCATTAAAACCAGCCACCCCCCCCAGCGCCTCCTCCACCGacagcagctgctccaccGCACCACCAGGAGAGgggcaattaaaaaatcaatCAGAGGGCCCTAATTGAAAGCTGCCACCGTCGAAATGTCGCCGCCGAAGAACTGCGCGGTGTGCGGGGACAAGGCTCTGGGCTACAACTTCAATGCGGTCACCTGCGAGAGCTGCAAGGCGTTCTTCCGACGGAACGCGCTGGCCAAGAAGCAGTTCACCTGCCCCTTCAACCAAAACTGCGACATCACTGTGGTCACTCGACGCTTCTGCCAGAAATGCCGCCTGCGCAAGTGCCTGGATATCGGGATGAAGAGTGAAAACATTATGTCCGAGGAGGACAAGCTGATCAAGCGGCGCAAGATCGAGACCAACCGGGCCAAGCGACGCCTCATGGAGAACGGCACGGATGCGTGCGACGCCGATGGCGGCGAGGAAAGGGATCACAAAGCGCCGGCGgatagcagcagcagcaaccttGACCACTACTCGGGGTCACAGGACTCGCAGAGCTGCGGCTCGGCGGACAGCGGGGCCAATGGGTGCTCCGGCAGACAGGCCAGTTCGCCGGGCACACAGGTCAATCCGCTTCAGATGACGGCCGAGAAGATAGTCGACCAGATCGTATCCGACCCGGATCGAGCCTCGCAGGCCATCAACCGGTTGATGCGCACGCAGAAAGAGGCTATATCGGTGATGGAGAAGGTAATCAGCTCACAAAAGGACGCCTTAAGGCTGGTGTCGCATTTGATCGACTATCCAGGTGGGTGCAGACAAGATTTCATCGTTTAGCCTTATCCGCTCACCTATGAACGACTTGAATCTTTACAGGCGACGCACTCAAGATCATTTCAAAGTTTATGAACTCGCCCTTTAACGCGCTGACAGGTTAgagttttaaaatttgtggTTTTAAACTTAATTTCACATTCcttgttaatttaaatacgCAGTATTCACCAAATTCATGAGCTCACCCACGGACGGCGTTGAAATTATCTCAAAGATAGTTGATTCGCCCGCGGACGTGGTGGAGTTCATGCAGAACTTGATGCACTCGCCAGAGGACGCCATCGATATAATGAACAAGTTCATGAATACCCCAGCGGAGGCGCTGCGCATTCTTAACCGAATCCTAAGCGGCGGAGGAGCGAACGCAGCCCAGCAGACAGCAGACCGCAAGCCATTGCTGGACAAGGAGCCGGCGGTGAAGCCTGCAGCGCCAGCGGAGCGAGCTGATACTGTCATTCAAAGCATGCTGGGCAACAGTCCGCCAATTTCGCCACATGATGCTGCCGTGGATCTGCAGTACCACTCGCCCGGTGTCGGGGAGCAGCCCAGTACATCGAGTAGCCACCCCTTGCCTTACATAGCCAACTCGCCGGACTTCGATCTGAAGACCTTCATGCAGACCAACTACAACGACGAGCCCAGTCTGGACAGTGATTTTAGCATTAACTCAATCGAATCGGTGCTATCCGAGGTGATCCGCATTGAGTACCAGGCCTTCAATAGCATACAACAAGCGGCATCGCGCGTAAAGGAGGAGATGTCCTACGGCACTCAGTCTACGTACGGTGGATGCAATTCGGCTGCAAACAATAGCCAGCCGCACCTGCAGCAACCCATCTGCGCCCCATCCACCCAGCAGTTGGATCGCGAGCTAAACGAGGCGGAGCAAATGAAGCTGCGGGAGCTGCGACTGGCCAGCGAGGCTCTTTATGATCCCGTGGACGAGGACCTCAGCGCCCTGATGATGGGCGATGATCGCATTAAGGTAACCAACAGTCCACGGTATTAGCCTATAGGTCTTTCTACATTTATAGCTCCAACACCACGGCTTATCTAATCAGAGTGTGCGAGCTGCGATATATGTACACACGGCACCTGGCACTTTTTAGCCATTCGGTGATTCAGTGCGTCTCTCGATGTTGGCCCACGGGCCGTATCTTCGTCAGCC harbors:
- the tnc gene encoding tenectin, isoform C, with protein sequence MTRRRSSPPGLEELLYLALVLLAMILIPTQAAPVQEYTEIQQYSEGCYYNYAHYQEGDRIMTNEPCLNCTCHNRMLMCYLRVCPFTKPIGHDCIVEKREDQCCPIITCPEVPVDVPYHSPEPGTELSIPEKFGCSIEEKFYPEGAQVPSNPNKPCELCYCINNQTKCVMQECTLHVDGCLPIYNKGSCCPVRYSCDHENELDFMDQSTTTTTTTVRPTTGFILASTMTPPTTTDCIHDGEIFADGASLKGKNACEHCYCMRGDIVCAVQECEVPMMAANGKSCRAMPAAEGECCPSNYVCEDDSSTTEIVEITTPESATSVPAKGIHAEIPKEDVDLQEHIDDDDKNKETATIPSAELGSGEIEEEEEEKDKATTVAPVQVTDEKDFSFEPESSTAGIPSDSRIDLPSSTEESKESSTEAAEEDIVKIVTTPEPEGSGEEDVPKPSQIPEKEITEDELIKVSTSAPAKASPEEEVVTATTSAPTEEDVKPTTAGTISEEEEEGKPTPAEEGSGEEEKDVKVTAAPEETEDEAKPTSAPVASDEKEQEPKPSEGSGDEELDLKPTTAPTAGATSASEESEEQDEGKSTEAPTSVDDIEPAKPTESSEEASGEGEDVAKETTPAGEASIAGEEEIVKGTTPAGEPSSEGDEEIVKGTTPAEESSSESEDELTKVTTPAGEPSVAGEEEIAKETTPAGEPSIAGEEEIVKVTTPAGESSIAGEEEIVKVTTPAGESSSEGEEEIIKVTTPAGESSSEGDEEIVKESTPAGEPISEGEEDVIKATTSAPKSDIEGVKEPETATEVPAEEVEDFAKPTTPIAEAEEEPIAGTPIPTDGISGEEEIVKGTTPQTLEEQPEISEESTEVPVAEDDLSSSTSASAIASSTEGVQDAASETTSSAPARAGDKDEAATTVPTAQDKDDEEVEQDATDLPVEDVVQSTTAKTTTTEQPKEESSTEAEDAEIEVTTSSPADKQEVPEAEPADKDHKDEEDVQTATDLPIKSDIGPPVVDTEATTGQPETSDETATDKPPSVYLPPGGEKDTEKEDETTATEPSVQEEPSKPVDISPVSQEVPSSTAKVDNRNDFETEKPTLPPSGEDQSSEPLPAMDLPAGIPGEGDCLVEGKTYANNTIVPATAPCDVSCKCISSLVACQQMECKLPENLEKCTVAADLLDGCCPTYICDESTESAEKDEESTAKPDNKIDEDVSEISTEEIPKDVIMPTGITEQPLSHVKPDEEIQPVTSVPAQFDESTTAKVDKKPIDESAEDKKPIGESEEDSKPIDESEEDKKPVEESAEDKKPVEDSEEKEKPLPTVIPASEIEKESKPEDEKKTEADFAAPTEQPEATTPAQIADTAEKEVDDKLATTSAPVSGEDELKPADEKKRTETAQIPDAEIPASTDEPESSTELPTVDLDKKPEEDSTKGTEAPESDKVPEVPTSASTENEIEESDKFTTVAPPKISASDETEPTAEEDLVPATFEPIESEFEVSTKKPAVQGPPLPTLAPAQPEKKPVDAETSTEADISTEPSAEVEKEASGETSESDNEIDAGASSTPVPVSADEDKTPSTEKTVEADDKFTTVAPLAGDEEESNLPKLPQDIFEEEAPVAVTTAAPSKDDGEQKPVEVEEKPIEDGQKPIEDETSTPTSSENEIEPESDRATTIAPSKEEPSEPSTGAPTKDEPAEPSTDAPESDESKETPESEVPTTVAPAGEKIPTSSITPDEEPTATSAPVAKPDEDVEKETSTEIPTDAPASSEEDENSSTDQIPSEVPEKKPETPAQTPEEGDIVGATAAPTTSDEVPPVQRLPEEVLAEIPQPSTETGIKQQDETTAAPSIDRKEPYVTEIDEEATTVAPISEKDEKPTEEEKPVEQKPTGEEPSEEEEKEKPIEQDVSTEGPVSTEASEAGSTESSEEVKPSTEGEVAEKPEDKQPSSTAQAPVETIPEISTELPAQDGDKPTSEAPVDSDEDTSAPSDEKIPSVSGEEVEGPEVTTASPQAAEEDELKTPAESEPSSTDKVPETEYQKPEDETKADETPESVTQVSDVATSTSAPVAGGDIEKDEQATTASPEEEEEIKPTIAPAAEIPQPSEKEPVDEQEVESGTKATPAESDGQPIDEIAPATSGPIDEASTAAPTKEESTTVASAASPAVHDDEIKDVTTTQPVADEKEVAAPQDETKTSIDVSTDSPTAQDDEKQDKTEAPVAPTTVSSPTADSAADSSTPTVEVPSPVEIDTKPMDDIMSQTIAPHTADGAASTSTEDEDQAPVTVSPQDAEKTPVSPAPQDSDKTPSSEAPQDADEIPATATPLDDNKIPATVAPQTDDGVPATAAPLDEDKIQTTAAPLDEEKIPSTAAPLDDEKIPAPVSPVVFDVEPSSEKPAVSEYDGEESTEPPVHDVETSTDEPTSDAKLKPPTSAPATPSESPATEAEIVPETAAPELEKEVPEKATEQPELEKETPEKATEQPELEKETPEKATEQPELEKETPEKATEQPELEKEVTDKATEQPESVDEKTTPEPVVKPSLDSTEEDEESVESEEESADKKDKNKETEEDTDKKHEEPEVPAVVSEIPQPSEEAVPTTGHPLFPHLASSTTTPPAVDDRVGEEDEENTTVKLSSSTTTSTTESPVTSAPSTTTVASQQQQPITPPPYGHAPEYEDEYDEEEVFGPGTCRYAGKLYVSAQQIPRDDPCDFCFCFRSDIICLQQSCPPPIAGCHEEPISGFCCPRYECPVSMAAVLNITTSTTTTSTTLPPHFLHYSHGEAVKHTGCLINGRSYRVGEQIESTSGPCISCTCGGDGKMKCDPQQCVPEPTMQQVMAAVVSGRKR
- the beta4GalT7 gene encoding beta-4-galactosyltransferase 7, producing the protein MVNISTINWVFVCGLSFCLGGIAVLSLMPLGSDCVCPLSNPLAKLAGGGEGVSVIKKEPADEKQPQPHDHGASVHKMALLVPFRDRFEELLQFVPHMTAFLKRQGVAHHIFVLNQVDRFRFNRASLINVGFQFASDVYDYIAMHDVDLLPLNDNLLYEYPSSLGPLHIAGPKLHPKYHYDNFVGGILLVRREHFKQMNGMSNQYWGWGLEDDEFFVRIRDAGLQVTRPQNIKTGTNDTFSHIHNRYHRKRDTQKCFNQKEMTRKRDHKTGLDNVKYKILKVHEMLIDQVPVTILNILLDCDVNKTPWCDCSGTAAAASAVQT
- the EMC6 gene encoding ER membrane protein complex subunit 6, with amino-acid sequence MNRVKTTQSKTGEIIAYSEGAIRNNISAVEYCRTSMAAISGCAAGILGLSGTLGFLFYFLSVFVLWILVLVKSGTQWRKFFINRRNLLTNQFMGGLCTYVLFWTFLYGMVHVY